The following are from one region of the Methanospirillum hungatei genome:
- a CDS encoding V-type ATP synthase subunit B codes for MKEYRTITQVAGPLVFVEKTEPVGYQELVNLVLADGSEKRGQVLDTSDDIVVVQVFETTTGIGKDTGVRFTGETIKMPVGKDMLGRILSGAGKPKDGGPDIVPEKRLEITGAAINPWARGSPRQFIQTGISTIDLTNTLVRGQKLPIFSGSGLPHNEIALQIARQAKVPGSDEQFAVVFAAMGITKEEENQFMAEFERTGALEHAVVFLNLADDPAVERIITPRLALTTAEYLAFELDYHVLVILTDMTNYCEALRQIGAAREEVPGRRGYPGYMYTDLASLYERAGIIKGKKGSVTQLSILTMPGDDITHPIPDLSGYITEGQIVVNRDLHRKGIYPPINVLPSLSRLMNLGIGKGFTREDHKKVSDQLYAGYAEGVDLRGLVAIVGKDALSERDRGFLEFAEMFENRFVRQGKSEDRTIDESLDLGWDLLKDIPEEQLVRIDRELIQKYHPKYRKKAE; via the coding sequence ATGAAGGAGTACAGAACTATCACACAGGTTGCAGGTCCTCTGGTCTTTGTCGAGAAGACTGAACCTGTGGGATACCAGGAACTCGTCAATCTCGTCCTTGCAGATGGATCAGAAAAGCGTGGTCAGGTCCTTGATACCTCTGACGATATCGTCGTCGTTCAGGTGTTCGAGACCACAACCGGTATCGGTAAGGATACTGGTGTCCGGTTTACCGGAGAGACCATCAAGATGCCCGTCGGGAAGGATATGCTCGGACGTATCCTCTCCGGTGCAGGAAAGCCAAAAGACGGCGGTCCTGACATCGTTCCGGAGAAGCGTCTTGAGATCACTGGTGCGGCAATCAATCCCTGGGCACGTGGGTCTCCACGCCAGTTTATCCAGACCGGTATCTCTACCATTGATCTGACAAACACCCTTGTTCGTGGACAGAAACTTCCAATCTTCTCTGGATCTGGTCTGCCACACAACGAGATTGCACTACAGATCGCCCGTCAGGCAAAAGTTCCGGGATCTGATGAACAGTTCGCAGTCGTGTTTGCTGCAATGGGTATTACCAAGGAAGAAGAAAACCAGTTCATGGCCGAGTTCGAGAGAACCGGTGCACTTGAACATGCAGTGGTGTTCCTCAACCTTGCAGATGATCCGGCTGTCGAGCGTATCATCACCCCACGGCTTGCTCTGACAACTGCAGAATACCTGGCATTCGAGCTGGACTACCACGTGCTGGTTATCCTGACCGATATGACCAACTACTGTGAAGCACTCCGTCAGATCGGTGCAGCCCGTGAAGAAGTGCCAGGACGTCGTGGATATCCGGGTTACATGTACACCGACCTTGCATCCCTGTACGAACGTGCAGGTATTATCAAGGGCAAAAAAGGTTCAGTTACCCAGCTGTCCATCCTGACTATGCCTGGTGACGATATCACCCACCCAATCCCTGATCTGTCCGGGTACATTACCGAAGGCCAGATCGTGGTCAACCGTGATCTTCACCGAAAGGGTATCTACCCACCGATCAACGTTCTGCCATCACTTTCACGTCTGATGAACCTTGGTATCGGAAAAGGTTTCACCCGTGAAGACCACAAGAAGGTCTCTGACCAGCTCTATGCAGGATATGCAGAAGGTGTTGATCTTCGTGGACTGGTGGCAATCGTCGGTAAGGATGCACTTTCAGAGCGTGACCGGGGATTCCTGGAATTTGCGGAGATGTTCGAGAACCGGTTTGTCAGACAGGGTAAATCTGAAGACCGTACCATCGACGAGTCACTTGATCTTGGATGGGACCTGCTCAAAGACATTCCGGAAGAACAGCTTGTGCGTATTGACCGTGAACTTATCCAGAAGTATCATCCAAAATACCGCAAGAAGGCAGAGTGA
- a CDS encoding ATP synthase subunit A → MEVKRTKGVLKRIAGPVVTAVNLDAHMYDVVKVGDEQLMGEVIKIKGEDIIIQVYEDTSGIKPGEPVENTGLSLSVELGPGLLTSIYDGIQRPLEVLVEKMGNFIERGVTAPGLSHDKKWEFKPVKKAGDMVTPGTIIGEVQETNIVHKVMIPPYCDAGKIKEIKSGSFTIDEIVCTLDNGAEIAMMHKWPVRMPRPVTEKLNPDIPLITGQRILDGLFPVAKGGTAAIPGPFGSGKTVTQQALAKWSDAEIVVYIGCGERGNEMTEVLTEFPELEDPKTGRPLMERTVLIANTSNMPVAAREASVYTGITIAEYFRDMGYDVSLMADSTSRWAEAMREISSRLEEMPGEEGYPAYLAARLSEFYERAGRVNTLNKDFGSVTVIGAVSPPGGDFSEPVTQNTLRIVKCFWALDAKLSQRRHFPAINWLNSYSLYLDTLSQYYDEKVSPEWNPLRTWAMEVLQKEAELQEIVQLVGSDALPDEEQVTIEVARMLREIFLQQNAFDPVDTYCDMGKQFDILKAIRFYSDQAYAALKAGVITSQITGLKAKNDLPQIKYVKEYKPEIEKIVKAMESEFTKLREAA, encoded by the coding sequence GTGGAAGTAAAACGAACCAAAGGGGTTTTAAAGAGAATTGCAGGACCTGTCGTCACTGCAGTCAATCTCGACGCACACATGTATGATGTGGTGAAGGTCGGGGATGAGCAGCTGATGGGTGAGGTCATCAAGATCAAGGGTGAGGATATCATCATCCAGGTCTATGAGGATACCTCAGGCATCAAGCCGGGTGAACCGGTAGAGAACACCGGTCTCTCGCTCTCTGTTGAGCTGGGACCAGGACTTCTGACCAGTATTTACGACGGTATTCAGCGTCCGCTCGAAGTGCTGGTTGAGAAGATGGGAAATTTCATCGAGCGTGGAGTTACTGCTCCCGGTCTCTCCCATGATAAGAAGTGGGAGTTCAAGCCGGTCAAAAAAGCAGGCGACATGGTTACTCCCGGAACTATCATCGGAGAAGTTCAGGAGACCAACATCGTTCACAAGGTAATGATCCCTCCATACTGTGATGCAGGTAAGATCAAGGAGATTAAGAGCGGTTCCTTTACCATCGATGAGATCGTCTGTACCCTTGACAACGGGGCAGAGATCGCCATGATGCACAAGTGGCCGGTCCGTATGCCACGTCCGGTTACTGAAAAACTTAACCCGGACATTCCGCTCATCACCGGTCAGCGTATTCTTGACGGTCTGTTTCCGGTTGCAAAAGGTGGAACGGCAGCAATTCCAGGACCATTCGGATCAGGAAAGACGGTTACCCAGCAGGCACTTGCAAAGTGGTCTGATGCCGAGATCGTCGTATACATCGGGTGTGGAGAGCGTGGAAACGAGATGACTGAAGTTCTGACAGAATTTCCGGAACTCGAAGACCCGAAGACCGGACGTCCGCTCATGGAACGTACCGTTCTTATCGCCAACACCTCAAACATGCCGGTAGCTGCTCGTGAAGCATCTGTGTACACCGGTATTACCATCGCAGAATACTTCCGTGACATGGGTTACGACGTTTCCCTGATGGCAGATTCCACCTCCCGGTGGGCAGAAGCCATGCGTGAAATCTCATCCCGTCTTGAAGAGATGCCTGGTGAGGAAGGATATCCGGCATACCTTGCAGCCCGTCTGTCTGAATTTTACGAGCGTGCAGGTCGTGTCAACACCCTGAACAAGGACTTTGGTTCAGTCACCGTTATCGGTGCGGTTTCACCACCTGGTGGAGACTTTTCCGAGCCGGTTACTCAGAACACCCTGCGTATCGTCAAGTGTTTCTGGGCTCTGGATGCAAAGCTCTCACAGCGGCGTCACTTCCCGGCTATCAACTGGCTGAACTCATATTCCCTATACCTGGACACCCTGAGCCAGTACTATGACGAGAAGGTCTCCCCTGAATGGAACCCGCTTCGTACCTGGGCAATGGAAGTTCTTCAGAAAGAAGCCGAACTGCAGGAAATCGTGCAGCTCGTCGGTTCAGATGCACTGCCTGATGAGGAACAGGTCACCATCGAAGTTGCCCGTATGCTTCGTGAGATCTTCCTGCAGCAGAACGCATTCGACCCGGTTGATACCTATTGTGACATGGGCAAGCAATTTGACATCCTCAAGGCAATCAGATTCTATTCTGACCAGGCATATGCAGCTCTGAAGGCAGGAGTCATCACCTCTCAGATCACCGGTCTGAAGGCAAAGAACGACCTTCCACAGATCAAGTATGTCAAGGAATACAAGCCTGAAATCGAGAAGATTGTCAAGGCAATGGAATCCGAGTTTACCAAACTCCGGGAGGCGGCTTAG
- a CDS encoding V-type ATP synthase subunit F, with protein sequence MEIAVIGNSEFILGFRLAGITKTYAAESDEKVVEYVHKVLDDGKIGILVLNSSDMAKIPVRLRTTLENSVHPTVITLGEEEGGLSMRERIKRSVGVDLWK encoded by the coding sequence ATGGAGATCGCGGTAATCGGTAATAGTGAATTCATCCTCGGGTTCAGGCTTGCCGGAATTACAAAAACATACGCGGCAGAATCTGATGAAAAAGTTGTTGAGTATGTCCACAAGGTTCTTGATGATGGTAAGATCGGAATTCTTGTTCTCAACAGCAGTGATATGGCAAAGATTCCAGTACGACTCCGCACTACCCTCGAAAACTCAGTTCACCCGACAGTTATCACACTTGGTGAGGAGGAAGGCGGTCTGTCAATGCGTGAGAGAATTAAACGATCAGTGGGTGTTGATCTGTGGAAGTAA
- a CDS encoding V-type ATP synthase subunit C has product MVQNSGGPAPYIYVSTRLRVRKAKLLPPEEYQRMLNMSLPEIIRLIGETEYQKEVDELGTSFEGIDLIEVALSWNLAKEYQRVIELAPGSLKEFTMAYLRRWDIYNILTILRGKMQGMKEGKIKEVLIPAGSLDRTILDRVLAEENCERVADALKSWKMYPTLSTELSDGCAIGSFARLENELYKRLYADLLQIARRGVKGGNQFLKFVQLEIDVKNIKTLFRMRGDGYEEDAREFFIPGASFSPEELQQMNQMTSRNEVIDALLARIKAKAIQVALEDMRTEKSEQEVDAELTKTQLDHMEQLSKINPFSIHPILVYLEKKKYEVFNLRAIARGKESRLAGDTIAKYLVI; this is encoded by the coding sequence ATGGTTCAGAACAGTGGCGGCCCGGCTCCGTATATCTATGTCAGTACACGGTTACGGGTCAGGAAGGCCAAACTGCTCCCCCCTGAAGAATATCAGCGGATGCTCAACATGAGTCTTCCGGAGATTATTCGTCTGATTGGAGAGACAGAGTACCAGAAAGAGGTCGATGAGCTCGGAACTTCCTTTGAAGGAATCGATCTGATTGAAGTCGCTCTCTCCTGGAATCTTGCCAAAGAATATCAGCGGGTTATTGAACTTGCCCCCGGATCTCTCAAGGAATTCACCATGGCATACCTTCGCCGGTGGGATATCTATAATATCCTGACCATTCTGCGTGGGAAGATGCAGGGTATGAAGGAAGGAAAGATCAAGGAAGTACTCATTCCTGCCGGAAGCCTTGACCGGACTATCCTTGACCGGGTTCTGGCAGAAGAAAACTGCGAGCGGGTTGCAGATGCCCTGAAGAGCTGGAAGATGTATCCGACACTTTCTACAGAACTTTCTGATGGATGTGCCATCGGTTCATTTGCCCGACTTGAAAACGAGCTCTACAAGCGGTTATACGCAGATCTCCTCCAGATTGCCCGGAGAGGAGTGAAGGGTGGAAACCAGTTCCTGAAATTTGTTCAGCTTGAGATTGATGTGAAGAACATCAAGACGCTCTTTCGGATGAGAGGCGACGGATATGAAGAAGATGCTCGTGAATTTTTCATCCCCGGAGCCTCATTCAGCCCTGAAGAGCTACAGCAAATGAATCAGATGACAAGCAGGAATGAAGTCATTGATGCCCTTCTCGCACGGATAAAGGCAAAGGCAATTCAGGTTGCTCTGGAAGATATGAGAACAGAAAAGTCAGAACAGGAGGTCGATGCTGAACTTACCAAAACACAGCTTGACCATATGGAGCAACTCTCCAAAATTAATCCGTTCTCTATTCATCCCATCCTCGTGTATCTTGAAAAGAAAAAATACGAGGTTTTCAACCTGAGAGCCATAGCCCGTGGAAAAGAATCCCGACTTGCCGGTGATACCATCGCAAAATATCTGGTGATATAA
- a CDS encoding V-type ATP synthase subunit E family protein, protein MGLDAVIAEIKEKGRNEADTIVNEGSARKDEIMNAARQEVEKIQLTVKDEVEKNLSHIISQEEAAAHLIVKRQVLNAQKDLMDQVYKQALDKITAMPESFHEEAITSLLKKAKEEIPKGKVSCAVRDEKILKKVLKESEFSAYTFGSVIETDGGIIVESDDGQLQVDYSYRTFLNQVWESGLKDASDSLFA, encoded by the coding sequence ATGGGACTGGACGCAGTCATCGCAGAGATAAAGGAAAAAGGACGAAATGAAGCGGATACCATTGTAAACGAAGGTTCCGCACGCAAGGATGAAATAATGAATGCTGCCAGACAGGAAGTCGAAAAGATTCAGCTCACTGTCAAGGATGAAGTGGAGAAGAACCTCTCCCACATCATTTCCCAGGAGGAAGCAGCAGCACATTTAATCGTAAAGCGTCAGGTTCTGAACGCCCAGAAGGATTTAATGGATCAGGTGTACAAGCAAGCGCTTGATAAAATCACCGCAATGCCAGAATCCTTCCATGAAGAGGCGATCACTTCCCTGCTGAAAAAGGCAAAGGAAGAGATCCCAAAGGGTAAGGTCAGCTGCGCAGTACGTGATGAAAAAATCCTCAAAAAAGTCCTAAAAGAGTCCGAATTCTCTGCATATACATTCGGTTCTGTCATCGAAACCGACGGGGGTATCATCGTGGAAAGCGATGACGGACAACTGCAGGTCGATTACAGTTATCGTACATTCCTGAACCAGGTTTGGGAATCAGGATTAAAGGACGCATCAGACTCTCTCTTCGCGTAA
- a CDS encoding ATPase: MAAEALAVEVAAATASAAGLKAVGAGLAVGLAGVGSGLGEMGIGAAAMGAVAENKDMFGLALLFTVLPETIVIFGLVVALLLMFQ, from the coding sequence ATGGCAGCAGAAGCATTAGCAGTAGAAGTGGCAGCAGCAACAGCATCAGCAGCAGGACTTAAGGCAGTCGGTGCAGGTCTCGCAGTAGGCCTTGCAGGTGTCGGTTCCGGACTTGGTGAAATGGGTATCGGAGCAGCAGCAATGGGAGCTGTTGCAGAAAACAAAGACATGTTCGGTCTTGCACTCCTCTTTACCGTTCTGCCGGAGACTATCGTCATTTTCGGTCTTGTCGTTGCACTCCTTCTCATGTTCCAGTGA
- a CDS encoding V-type ATP synthase subunit I, translating to MFQPESMSRLLIVASKQQLEPVITELYRMNIFHIDDYVEKGDGEWEGFRIGMPLPGADVTSAALVKIRSIASAFGISKDTISDTERSSINELKKRVEQDLPAIAEDVEKLLTKKTKLESTVKEYEQRIEALHPFIDAPVPMELLQGYDTISFIAGNVKGAVNLSVPCEQWEKQSKTGSFVILAVKNSDVSTVERELLDFQIQKVQIPQETGSASQVIHEYELKIEELKKEIADLERQMETIRGKHEFFLMSSEEFLSGNVEQAEAPLRFATSEHAFAVTGWVPTSKVTKVFENLDKACAGKVYVSELEVEDYNEMPPVEYHNPDFAHPTQLFMDLYSRPRYTEVDPTLLMAILFPIMFGLILGDVGYGVILLIMSLGLRSFVKGSEAGTQLVTVLRNCSISSIIFGVAFSEIFGFSLPWQPIWLSRHINMGGAASHAAAEAATHGMEASVEHVSHIPQLLVLSIWIGILHITLGRIWGARNAAKMDHGHHRTLKIYSNIGWILVMWGILVLIWSNFPIPMMPDFSQLPDLAAGVNPAMIAGAVMLILGLVFIARENVLDLMEVPTIISHVLSYTRLIAVGLSSVAIAMVTNFIAIDMIISPQLKLLSPIGIILVIVGIVVFLFGHALNTALGILGGGLHPLRLHYVEFFTKFYRGGGKKYTPFGMIRKLTKQTE from the coding sequence ATGTTTCAACCTGAGTCAATGAGCAGACTGCTCATCGTCGCATCAAAACAGCAACTCGAGCCAGTCATTACTGAACTCTATCGCATGAACATCTTCCATATTGACGATTATGTCGAGAAAGGAGATGGTGAGTGGGAAGGATTCAGGATTGGAATGCCTCTTCCCGGGGCAGATGTCACATCCGCGGCACTTGTGAAAATTCGATCAATTGCGAGTGCATTTGGTATCAGTAAAGATACGATTAGTGATACAGAACGCTCTTCAATCAACGAACTAAAAAAACGTGTTGAGCAGGATCTTCCTGCTATCGCAGAAGATGTTGAAAAACTTCTGACTAAAAAGACCAAACTTGAGTCAACAGTCAAGGAGTATGAACAGCGAATCGAAGCACTTCATCCCTTTATTGATGCCCCTGTACCAATGGAACTTCTGCAGGGTTATGATACCATCAGTTTCATTGCCGGAAATGTTAAAGGAGCAGTAAATCTGTCAGTTCCCTGTGAACAATGGGAAAAGCAGTCAAAAACTGGTTCCTTCGTAATTTTGGCAGTGAAAAACTCAGACGTTTCAACGGTAGAAAGAGAACTGCTTGATTTTCAAATTCAAAAAGTACAGATTCCACAAGAAACAGGCTCAGCTTCCCAGGTTATCCATGAATATGAGCTGAAAATTGAGGAACTAAAAAAAGAAATCGCAGATCTCGAACGTCAGATGGAAACTATCCGTGGCAAACATGAATTTTTCCTGATGTCATCAGAAGAATTCTTATCTGGTAATGTTGAGCAGGCTGAAGCACCACTTCGGTTTGCAACATCAGAGCATGCGTTTGCCGTCACCGGATGGGTTCCGACGAGTAAAGTTACCAAGGTTTTTGAAAACCTGGACAAGGCCTGTGCAGGGAAAGTGTATGTCTCAGAACTTGAAGTTGAAGACTACAATGAAATGCCGCCGGTTGAATACCACAACCCGGACTTTGCACACCCGACCCAGTTATTCATGGACCTGTATTCACGGCCCAGATACACCGAAGTAGATCCGACTCTTTTAATGGCGATATTATTCCCGATAATGTTCGGACTTATCCTTGGAGATGTTGGTTACGGTGTTATTCTGCTCATCATGAGCCTGGGTCTCCGGTCATTTGTGAAAGGCAGTGAAGCTGGAACCCAACTTGTAACTGTTCTTCGCAATTGTAGTATCAGTAGTATTATATTCGGAGTTGCATTCTCAGAAATTTTTGGCTTTTCACTTCCATGGCAGCCTATCTGGCTCTCTCGTCACATCAATATGGGCGGAGCAGCAAGTCATGCAGCTGCTGAAGCAGCAACTCATGGAATGGAAGCTTCTGTAGAACATGTATCACATATTCCACAGCTACTGGTTCTTTCGATCTGGATCGGTATTCTTCACATCACCCTTGGTAGAATTTGGGGTGCACGGAATGCTGCAAAAATGGATCATGGTCACCACCGAACCCTGAAGATTTATTCAAACATTGGATGGATTCTGGTTATGTGGGGTATCCTTGTCCTTATCTGGTCGAATTTCCCTATACCCATGATGCCGGACTTTTCCCAGTTACCAGATCTTGCAGCCGGTGTGAATCCTGCCATGATTGCAGGCGCCGTCATGCTTATTCTTGGACTGGTCTTTATCGCACGGGAAAATGTTCTGGATCTCATGGAGGTTCCGACGATTATCAGTCATGTGCTTTCATACACACGTCTTATCGCAGTCGGACTTTCTTCCGTTGCAATCGCAATGGTTACCAACTTTATCGCTATTGATATGATCATCAGCCCCCAGCTGAAGCTCTTATCACCGATAGGGATTATCCTGGTCATTGTAGGAATTGTAGTCTTCCTCTTTGGTCATGCGCTAAATACTGCACTTGGTATCCTTGGCGGTGGATTACATCCCCTTCGTCTTCACTATGTTGAGTTCTTCACCAAATTTTACCGTGGTGGAGGAAAGAAATACACCCCATTCGGGATGATTCGTAAACTGACTAAACAGACAGAGTAA
- a CDS encoding V-type ATP synthase subunit E family protein: MKIEVLKDIRLAEEDYKKMISEAQEKRKTITTSAELEADNMIQKAHADAEEFKKQRIADARKEADNRYQRIVSDGKAEAMALENKGRQNLPKAVDLLVSRFREQLNVST; the protein is encoded by the coding sequence ATGAAAATTGAGGTCTTGAAGGATATCAGACTTGCAGAAGAAGACTACAAAAAGATGATTTCAGAGGCACAGGAAAAGCGCAAAACAATTACAACCAGTGCCGAACTTGAAGCAGACAACATGATTCAGAAGGCTCATGCCGACGCTGAAGAGTTCAAAAAACAGCGGATTGCAGATGCACGGAAAGAGGCTGATAACCGGTATCAGCGGATTGTCAGTGATGGAAAGGCTGAAGCAATGGCTCTGGAAAACAAAGGGCGGCAAAATCTGCCAAAAGCAGTAGACCTGCTCGTATCACGATTCCGGGAGCAGCTCAATGTTTCAACCTGA
- a CDS encoding methyl-accepting chemotaxis protein codes for MELSLEISSITEQIRNGRFNVRISTSNRTDGNEDLAQSINTMLDLYQQELQRVQDESTKQISQLKESQKKSTESIQEIANIFSRLADGESGGVFRHAIVDKTSSLNQPIEELFSAYNRVNTAIQSIETDISRVTKEIGEGNLVIALDTSTHTGIYKRIRESTLSLIDTFKIPTIEAMRVCSLYASYDFSARFLDTVIVKGDWLKFKNFINTIGIQVHDAFRSINQQIMELSANVEQANASVQEVALSSDQVAKNSSAVSQNTEQSDAGVRQVLRAMEDLSVTVGDVSQKADSVSRLAHEGTDMAREGSEFAKKAEHGMGLIITSAEEADHLIGDIQGEMKKINEIVRLITDIANQTNLLALNAAIEAARAGEMGRGFAVVASEVKALALESRQSAEKITDMISNLQKQSQKAANAVSGATTAVRDGNVLLSDTLTVFGRLAGSVEEISMNIEQVASMNEEQAAAVEEITSSMHEVSAMLKDTAHEAVDSARATNEASASVQQLKVIVDQVAGIAEQISISMSRFTL; via the coding sequence ATGGAATTATCATTGGAGATCTCTTCAATAACAGAACAAATACGTAATGGAAGATTTAACGTCAGAATAAGTACCTCAAACCGTACGGATGGAAATGAGGATCTCGCACAGTCAATCAATACGATGCTGGATCTCTACCAACAGGAGCTCCAAAGGGTTCAGGACGAATCTACTAAACAAATTTCACAACTGAAAGAATCTCAAAAAAAATCCACAGAGTCAATTCAGGAAATTGCGAACATTTTTTCCCGTTTGGCAGATGGAGAGAGTGGTGGAGTTTTTCGTCATGCAATAGTTGACAAAACCAGTTCCCTGAATCAACCGATAGAGGAACTTTTTTCAGCATACAACCGGGTAAATACGGCAATCCAATCTATTGAAACCGATATTTCACGAGTTACAAAAGAAATTGGGGAGGGTAATCTTGTCATTGCTCTTGATACCTCAACTCATACAGGGATATATAAGCGTATTAGAGAAAGTACTCTTTCTTTAATTGATACTTTCAAAATTCCGACGATAGAAGCGATGAGAGTATGTTCTTTGTATGCTTCCTATGATTTTTCTGCCCGGTTTTTAGATACTGTTATAGTAAAAGGGGATTGGCTGAAATTTAAGAATTTCATTAATACCATAGGAATTCAGGTACATGATGCCTTCCGTTCTATAAATCAGCAGATCATGGAGTTGTCTGCGAATGTAGAGCAGGCAAATGCAAGTGTCCAGGAAGTAGCGCTGAGTTCAGATCAGGTTGCGAAAAATTCCAGTGCTGTATCTCAAAACACTGAACAAAGTGATGCGGGTGTCAGACAGGTTCTTCGAGCTATGGAAGATCTATCTGTAACTGTTGGAGATGTCTCTCAAAAGGCAGATTCTGTCTCGCGCCTGGCTCATGAAGGAACCGATATGGCACGGGAAGGATCAGAGTTTGCGAAAAAAGCTGAACACGGGATGGGTCTGATTATCACAAGTGCAGAAGAAGCTGATCATTTAATTGGTGATATTCAGGGTGAAATGAAAAAAATAAATGAAATTGTCCGGCTTATTACGGATATTGCGAACCAGACCAATCTACTTGCATTAAATGCTGCAATTGAAGCCGCACGGGCAGGCGAGATGGGGAGGGGCTTTGCTGTTGTAGCTTCCGAAGTAAAAGCATTGGCACTGGAATCACGCCAATCTGCTGAAAAGATTACTGATATGATAAGTAACCTTCAAAAGCAATCTCAAAAAGCAGCGAACGCGGTAAGTGGTGCAACAACAGCAGTTCGTGATGGAAATGTACTCCTTTCTGACACACTAACAGTTTTTGGTCGTCTTGCGGGATCTGTTGAAGAGATATCAATGAATATTGAACAGGTTGCAAGTATGAATGAAGAACAGGCTGCTGCTGTAGAAGAAATTACCAGTAGTATGCATGAAGTTTCAGCAATGCTTAAGGACACAGCACATGAAGCGGTCGATTCTGCTCGTGCTACAAATGAGGCATCTGCTTCAGTTCAACAACTCAAAGTTATTGTTGATCAGGTAGCAGGAATTGCGGAACAGATATCTATCTCAATGTCCCGGTTTACTCTTTAA